In Stieleria varia, one genomic interval encodes:
- a CDS encoding PSD1 and planctomycete cytochrome C domain-containing protein produces the protein MFSRHSLTVAILLSLSTTACTDDAAFFRDYVEPLLQKNCYDCHSHVSGEASGGLVLDSKAGWSVGGDSGPAIVPAELDKSLLWRLVNYEVPGLEMPPDGKLPENDRALIKKWIESGAVDPREDGRAAERKKIDIEAGRQWWAFKPLSSRHPSNSSIDDHINTGLDDAGLQPSVRADASILLRRLSYDLTGLPPEPNTTSRFDLSNEDQYAHCVDLLLASDGFGEKWGRHWLDLARYADSNGSSFNVPFHDAWRYRNWVIDALNRNMPIDEFIRKQLAGDLLPADSDAERDENLIATGYLLLGSKVLGTFDKEQLALDVIDEQIDTIGKSLLGLTLGCARCHDHKFDPLPHADYYALAGIFASTSTLVDRIGGPKDDESDWERRGLGPGGDEKLSAFLKDNRYRWVKAVGKRFQAKKKLDDLSAGDFPLPKTTSTHHDQDGSVEELRRLRVAATEELREAEQKLAELLAEMPPHAMAVREANVITDEQIRIRGVASSKGERVPRGFLQVAAYEGQPEIPVDQSGRLELAQWITSPHNPLTARVFVNRVWKHLFREGLVRSVDNFGTMGDQPSHPELLDDLAVRFIASGWDLKRLVRAIVLSDAYCRSVDVSDLKDPENRLLAHQNRRRLEAEEIRDSLLFLRGELKRGPNEDMLRTLPIGDASNLGEYLNIQDNRRTVYQPVIRTVEPALLQLFDAASNTMVTGARPRTIVAPQSLYFLNSDFVQASAETIGSQVLARYSASEKTSLEPSEYLKVLDDLVVDVMKTLVSREPTTQEKQLLQDYIQAQADGEPGLTSHDMLKVCQAILGSTQFQFLD, from the coding sequence ATGTTTAGCCGACACAGCCTAACCGTCGCGATTTTGCTAAGTCTTTCGACGACCGCCTGTACGGACGATGCAGCTTTCTTTCGCGATTACGTCGAGCCGCTACTGCAGAAAAACTGCTACGACTGCCACAGTCATGTTAGCGGAGAAGCGAGCGGCGGATTGGTGCTCGATTCCAAAGCGGGCTGGTCCGTTGGTGGCGATTCGGGGCCGGCCATCGTTCCCGCTGAGCTCGATAAGAGCCTACTTTGGCGATTGGTAAATTACGAAGTGCCTGGGCTGGAGATGCCGCCTGATGGCAAGTTGCCCGAGAACGATCGGGCGCTGATCAAGAAGTGGATCGAATCGGGCGCCGTCGATCCTCGCGAAGATGGACGTGCTGCGGAACGAAAAAAGATCGACATCGAAGCTGGTCGTCAGTGGTGGGCGTTCAAGCCGCTTTCGTCGAGGCATCCCTCCAATTCAAGCATCGACGATCACATCAACACCGGTCTTGATGATGCCGGTCTGCAACCGTCCGTGCGAGCCGACGCGTCTATTCTCCTTCGTCGCCTTTCGTATGACCTGACCGGACTTCCGCCCGAGCCAAACACGACATCGCGTTTCGACTTATCCAACGAGGACCAGTACGCCCACTGCGTTGACTTACTGCTCGCATCGGATGGGTTCGGTGAAAAGTGGGGACGCCATTGGCTCGACTTAGCACGCTATGCAGACAGCAACGGTTCCAGCTTCAATGTTCCGTTTCATGATGCATGGCGTTATCGCAATTGGGTGATCGATGCACTGAATCGCAACATGCCGATTGATGAATTTATCCGCAAGCAGCTCGCAGGAGATTTGCTTCCGGCGGACTCAGACGCGGAAAGAGACGAGAACTTGATCGCGACGGGTTACCTGTTACTCGGTTCCAAAGTCCTCGGCACGTTCGACAAAGAACAGCTAGCCCTGGACGTGATCGACGAGCAGATCGACACGATCGGCAAATCGTTGCTCGGCCTGACCCTTGGTTGTGCGCGATGTCATGATCACAAATTTGATCCGCTGCCGCATGCCGACTACTACGCGTTGGCTGGCATCTTCGCCAGTACGTCGACTTTGGTGGATCGCATCGGTGGCCCAAAAGACGACGAGTCCGATTGGGAGCGTCGAGGTCTAGGACCGGGCGGGGATGAGAAGTTGTCTGCCTTCTTGAAAGACAACCGCTATCGCTGGGTCAAGGCGGTTGGCAAGCGATTTCAAGCAAAGAAGAAGCTCGATGATTTAAGTGCTGGCGACTTTCCGTTGCCAAAGACCACGTCTACTCATCATGACCAAGACGGCTCTGTGGAGGAGCTGAGGCGACTGAGAGTCGCCGCCACGGAGGAGCTTCGCGAGGCGGAACAGAAGTTGGCAGAGTTGCTTGCCGAGATGCCGCCTCATGCGATGGCGGTACGCGAAGCAAATGTCATCACGGACGAGCAGATCCGAATACGTGGAGTCGCGTCCAGCAAGGGAGAACGGGTTCCGCGTGGCTTCCTGCAAGTCGCTGCCTACGAGGGGCAACCGGAGATTCCAGTTGATCAGAGCGGACGACTCGAACTCGCCCAGTGGATCACTTCGCCTCACAATCCACTTACTGCTCGCGTGTTCGTCAATCGCGTCTGGAAGCATTTGTTTCGAGAAGGCCTCGTTCGCAGCGTCGATAACTTTGGAACGATGGGCGACCAGCCATCGCACCCCGAATTGCTCGATGACCTAGCCGTGAGATTCATCGCCAGCGGATGGGACCTGAAACGGTTGGTGCGTGCGATCGTTCTGTCCGACGCTTACTGTCGATCTGTCGATGTATCTGATCTGAAAGATCCCGAGAATCGACTGCTGGCTCATCAAAACCGTCGGCGTCTCGAAGCAGAAGAGATTCGCGATAGCCTGCTATTCCTACGAGGTGAGCTCAAACGCGGGCCGAACGAAGACATGCTGCGCACGCTGCCGATTGGTGATGCCAGCAACCTCGGTGAGTATCTCAACATTCAAGACAATCGACGGACTGTCTATCAACCAGTGATCCGTACCGTTGAACCCGCGTTGTTGCAGTTGTTTGATGCGGCCAGCAACACAATGGTCACCGGGGCCCGACCGCGAACGATCGTCGCGCCTCAGTCACTCTATTTCCTCAACAGTGATTTCGTGCAGGCATCTGCCGAAACGATCGGTTCACAAGTTCTTGCCCGATACAGTGCGTCGGAAAAGACTTCGCTTGAGCCCAGCGAATATCTCAAAGTGCTTGATGATCTTGTTGTCGATGTGATGAAGACGCTCGTATCGCGAGAACCAACAACGCAAGAAAAGCAACTCTTACAAGATTACATCCAAGCACAAGCCGACGGAGAACCAGGATTAACTTCCCACGACATGTTGAAAGTCTGCCAAGCGATCCTTGGTAGTACTCAGTTTCAGTTTTTAGATTAG
- a CDS encoding DUF1501 domain-containing protein → MQVTSRRDVLRSAACGFGGLALAGLTSQQVLAQSTHFPAKAKRVIFLFMHGGVSQMDSFDRKPVLNEQHGNSLPFNLPGLIRPDRLGKVFGVKWNWQQHGDCGQWVSELFPHTARVVDKLCFIKSLHTEGEAHGQAVLRLHTGEAAFDRPSVGAWVSYGLGNDNQDLPAFVALDPPTMHGGVRLYGSSFLPAKHQAMQVLLAKTPSKLPQIANLNNDLLSEVRQKEQVDTITALSRVHAQQVGPDPQIEGVIESFELAYRMQSIAPEVFNLERETQETKDLYGVDQEPTDGFARQCLLARRMAEAGVRFIQVSTGYHWDHHGNIERDLPDSAAQTDKPAAALIEDLDRHGLLDDTLVVWAGEFGRTPVAQIDRGAPGRDHNPHGYTIWMAGGGVKAGYAHGATDDFGYLATEDKVHMHDLHATILHLLGLDHERLTYRYAGRDFRLTDVYGRVVDEVIA, encoded by the coding sequence ATGCAAGTTACCTCTCGACGTGACGTGCTTCGCTCAGCCGCTTGCGGCTTCGGTGGACTGGCACTTGCTGGGCTCACTTCTCAGCAGGTGCTCGCCCAGTCGACGCATTTTCCTGCCAAAGCAAAGCGAGTCATCTTCCTGTTCATGCATGGCGGCGTCAGCCAGATGGATTCGTTCGACCGCAAGCCGGTACTGAATGAACAACACGGCAATTCTTTGCCGTTCAACCTACCTGGATTGATTCGACCGGACCGACTTGGAAAAGTGTTTGGCGTCAAATGGAACTGGCAACAACACGGTGATTGCGGCCAATGGGTGTCGGAACTGTTTCCACATACGGCTCGCGTCGTCGACAAATTATGCTTCATTAAGAGTCTGCATACAGAAGGCGAAGCGCACGGCCAAGCAGTTCTGAGGTTGCATACTGGCGAAGCGGCGTTTGACCGACCGAGTGTCGGTGCATGGGTCAGCTATGGCCTCGGAAACGATAATCAAGACCTCCCCGCGTTCGTCGCGTTGGATCCGCCAACCATGCATGGCGGCGTTCGATTGTACGGCAGTTCGTTTCTGCCCGCCAAACATCAAGCAATGCAGGTTTTGCTGGCGAAAACACCTAGTAAACTGCCTCAGATCGCGAACTTGAACAATGACTTGCTCAGCGAAGTGCGACAGAAAGAACAGGTCGACACAATCACTGCACTCAGCCGAGTTCATGCTCAGCAAGTCGGTCCTGATCCTCAAATTGAAGGTGTAATCGAATCGTTTGAGCTGGCTTATCGGATGCAGTCGATTGCTCCCGAAGTGTTCAACCTTGAGCGTGAAACACAGGAGACAAAAGATCTTTACGGCGTCGATCAAGAACCGACCGACGGTTTCGCTCGGCAGTGCCTTCTGGCCCGTCGCATGGCCGAAGCGGGGGTTCGCTTCATCCAAGTATCGACCGGTTACCACTGGGATCATCACGGCAACATCGAACGCGATTTGCCCGATAGCGCCGCACAAACGGACAAGCCAGCAGCAGCGTTGATCGAAGACCTCGATCGCCACGGATTGCTCGATGATACGCTGGTCGTTTGGGCCGGCGAATTCGGACGCACGCCAGTTGCACAAATCGATCGTGGCGCACCGGGGCGCGATCACAATCCACACGGCTATACGATCTGGATGGCTGGTGGCGGCGTTAAAGCGGGCTACGCCCATGGAGCCACAGACGACTTTGGCTATCTGGCCACCGAGGACAAAGTTCACATGCATGATTTGCATGCCACGATTCTGCATTTGCTCGGGCTCGACCACGAGCGTTTAACCTACCGTTACGCGGGCCGCGATTTCCGGCTCACCGATGTCTATGGACGTGTTGTTGATGAGGTGATCGCATGA